In one Palaemon carinicauda isolate YSFRI2023 chromosome 25, ASM3689809v2, whole genome shotgun sequence genomic region, the following are encoded:
- the LOC137618689 gene encoding zinc finger protein 182-like, with translation MLKNKKQFTCEECQSTFTRLNSLKVHLRTHTGEKPFSCPECPSRFPQSSSLKIHMRTHTGEKPFSCPECPSRFSQSSSLEIHMRTHTGEKPFFCPECPSRFSNSSHLKIHMRTHTGEKPFSCPECPSRFSQSFSLKIHMRTHTGEKPVFCPECPSRFSNSSNLINHMRTHTGEKPFSCPECPSRFSRSHNLKIHMRTHTGEKPFSCPECPSSFSQSSDLKIHMRTHTGEKPFSCPECPRSFSQSSNLKTHTRTHYGKKPFSCTICPSSFSRSHHLKIHMRTHTGEKSFSCPECPSRFSQSSDLKIHTRTHTGEKPFSCPECPSRFSQSSDLKIHTRTHTGEKRFTYPECPNSFSQSGSLKYHKTHEGENPFLCPKCPSCFSLPGSHKKQMLSPESRKLVICSGCESSLSKIIYYKPPMKRRNAIRFPRLTNLKMMEQIRNKHK, from the coding sequence atgttgaaaaataagaAGCAATTCACTTGTGAGGAGTGCCAAAGTACGTTTACCAGATTAAATTCTTTGAAAGTTCACTTGAGAACTCACACAGGTGAGAAGCCTTTTTCTTGCCCTGAATGTCCAAGTAGATTTCCCCAATCATCTAGTCTTAAAATTCACATGAGAACTCACACAGGTGAGAAGCCTTTTTCTTGCCCTGAATGTCCAAGTAGATTTTCCCAATCATCTAGTCTTGAAATTCACATGAGAACTCACACAGGTGAGAAGCCTTTTTTTTGCCCTGAATGTCCAAGTAGATTTTCTAATTCATCTCATCTTAAAATTCACATGAGAACTCACACGGGTGAGAAGCCTTTTTCTTGCCCTGAATGTCCAAGTAGATTTTCCCAATCATTTAGTCTTAAAATTCACATGAGAACTCACACAGGTGAAAAGCCTGTTTTTTGCCCTGAATGTCCAAGTAGATTTTCTAATTCATCTAATCTTATAAATCACATGAGAACTCACACGGGTGAGAAGCCTTTTTCTTGCCCTGAATGTCCGAGTAGATTTTCCCGATCACATAATCTTAAAATTCACATGAGAACTCACACGGGTGAGAAGCCTTTTTCTTGCCCTGAATGTCCAAGTAGTTTTTCCCAGTCATCTGATCTTAAAATTCACATGAGAACTCACACGGGTGAGAAGCCTTTTTCTTGCCCTGAATGTCCACGTAGTTTTTCCCAGTCATCTAATCTTAAAACTCACACAAGAACTCACTATGGTAAGAAGCCTTTTTCTTGCACTATATGTCCCAGTAGTTTTTCCCGATCACATCATCTTAAAATTCACATGAGAACTCACACGGGTGAGAAGTCTTTTTCTTGCCCTGAATGTCCAAGTCGTTTTTCCCAGTCATCTGATCTTAAAATTCACACAAGAACTCACACGGGTGAGAAGCCTTTTTCTTGCCCTGAATGTCCAAGTCGTTTTTCCCAGTCATCTGATCTAAAAATTCACACAAGAACTCACACGGGTGAGAAGCGTTTTACTTACCCTGAATGTCCAAATAGTTTTTCCCAATCAGGTAGTCTTAAATATCACAAAACTCACGAAGGTGAGAACCCATTCCTTTGCCCTAAATGTCCCAGTTGTTTTTCCTTGCCTGGATCCCACAAGAAGCAAATGTTGTCACCTGAGAGTAGAAAGCTGGTCATTTGTTCAGGATGTGAAAGTAGTTTATCCAAGATAATCTACTACAAACCACCCATGAAAAGAAGAAATGCCATTCGTTTCCCACGGCTGACTAATCTCAAAATGATGGAACAAATACGTAATAAACATAAGTGA